Proteins from a genomic interval of Chionomys nivalis chromosome 7, mChiNiv1.1, whole genome shotgun sequence:
- the LOC130877691 gene encoding histone H3.3A, translating to MARTKQTARKSTGGKAPRKQLATKAARKSAPSTGGVKKPHRYRPGTVALREIRRYQKSTELLIRKLPFQRLVREIAQDFKTDLRFQSAAIGALQEASEAYLVGLFEDTNLCAIHAKRVTIMPKDIQLARRIRGERA from the exons atggcccgAACCAAGCAGACCGCTAGGAAGTCGACCGGGGGGAAAGCGCCCCGCAAGCAGCTGGCCACCAAGGCGGCCCGGAAAAGCGCGCCCTCTACCGGCGGGGTGAAGAAGCCGCACCGCTACAG GCCCGGGACCGTGGCTCTGCGAGAGATCCGTCGCTACCAGAAGTCGACTGAGCTGCTCATCCGGAAGCTGCCTTTCCAGAGGTTGGTGAGGGAGATCGCCCAGGACTTCAAGACGGACCTGAGGTTTCAGAGTGCAGCCATCGGTGCCCTTCAG GAGGCCAGTGAAGCGTACCTGGTGGGGTTGTTTGAAGATACCAACCTGTGTGCCATCCACGCCAAGAGAGTCACCATCATGCCCAAAGACATCCAGTTGGCTCGCCGGATACGGGGGGAGAGAGCTTAA